Proteins encoded in a region of the Drosophila sechellia strain sech25 chromosome 2L, ASM438219v1, whole genome shotgun sequence genome:
- the LOC116800236 gene encoding uncharacterized protein LOC116800236 — translation MNFKACSSKSSIARRKAPLNNANVPRASRSRKSGKKNKMHLAKAPIYGRKRPAGKVTNRRDVTTRKPRKPKGTKIIGGEKPVESNSRPWWNFFFSKKQNDEETLREAQQGNISCDVLMTDMSTQTNVRGSPQWDNSDDD, via the exons ATGAACTTTAAGGCTTGTTCCTCGAAATCCAGT ATTGCCAGGAGAAAAGCTCCTCTAAATAATGCCAATGTGCCAAGAGCAAGCCGGTCCAGAAAATCTgggaaaaaaaacaaaatgcacTTAGCAAAGGCACCGATTTACGGCAGAAAGCGTCCTGCCGGAAAAGTCACGAACAGGCGAGATGTTACCACCAGGAAACCCAGAAAACCGAAAGGCACAAAGATCATTGGTGGGGAGAAGCCCGTAGAATCCAACAGTAGACCCTGGTGGAATTTCTTTTTTAGCAAAAAACAGAATGACGAAGAGACCTTACGGGAAGCGCAGCAAGGTAACATATCCTGCGATGTTTTGATGACCGACATGTCAACCCAAACCAATGTAAGGGGCAGTCCACAATGGGATAATAGTGATGACGATTAA